Within the Flavobacterium sp. 9R genome, the region TGGTGAGAAACTTTTTCCAAAACTTCCGTTAATGACTTTCGCTCCATTGTCTACCGCATAACGAATAGCCAAAGCAATGTCTTTATCATATTCATCTCCATCTGGAACGGCACGAATGGTCATAATCTCAACATTGTTGGCAATTCCATCTCCACCTAAATTGTTGTTTCGTGATTGTGCAACAATCCCCGCAACGTGAGTCCCGTGTAAAGCCTCTTCTTTGTCTGGACCAAAAACAATATTGTTACCGTATTTGGTGTTTTTGATGTCGTCTGGATTGTCGCCAACCGCTTTACGTCCGTCTAACTCCAAATTCAAATTGTAGTTCAATTGATCGTAGACATACTTACGGTATTCTTCGATTTGCCCTTTAAAGTCTGCTCCAGCATTGGTCAAAATTTGAGTCATCACGGCTTTCGCATTGGTCAACTCAGGCTCTGTAGTCGTAATAGCTTTTACTTCATCTAGCGTATATACCTCTTTTTGAAGGTGTTTTTGCACGACTTTATCAACATTGATAATAAAATCAACTTGTTGCTTACCTTGCATCGCCTCAGCATATTTTTTATCATAGGCTGCTTTGGCTTGCTTGTAAGTAGCTGAACCATCGTCACCTTTTTTGACAACACGCGTCATTTCTAAGGTTTCGTGCAAATCGTTGCCCAAGAAATTCCATCCGTGTACATCGTCAATAAACCCATTCTTGTCATCGTCAATACCGTTGCCAGCAATTTCTTTTTTGTTGGTCCAAAGCACTGATTTCAGGTCTTCGTGCTCGATATCCACTCCAGAATCGATGATTCCCACAATGACTTTTTTTCCTTTTTTATCTTTGATTAATTCCGCATACATTTTGTCGACGCTCATCCCAGGTATGCTGTCTTTCCCCAAATCTAAATGCGACCAACGTTGCAATTCTTTCTCGGTTAATTTTCCTTTTTTACCGGTAAATGTCTGTGCGTTCCCTGATAAACAAAAGGCCAAAGCAACTGCCAAAGCCCATTGGGTATATTTCATTTTTTTCATTGATGAAGTATTAGAATTAGTTTTTCTTTCCAAAAATAAGAGAAGTGAATTAGATAGCGTGCAATTGTTAACTGTTTTTTGTGAGAAAAGCAACTTGCATCTATTTCAAACCCTCTTTATTGATAGGCGTTTGTTTTTACAACACCTCTTCACATTTAAAAACATTTTTTAAACGAACGCCTTTTTCGGTGTGTTGTACCGTAATGATTTCGTTATGGGCATCGTGTTCTAAGAACAAAAAGTGGTTGTGGTCAGCAGCTGCGGTGAGTACTTTGTTTTTCTCAGGCATAGTCAACAACGGGCGGGTGTCGTAACCCATCACATATGGCAGCGGAATATGACCTGCAGTAGCTAGCAAATCGGCACAAAAAACGATGGTCTTTCCGTTGTATGAAATATGGGGCAGCATTTGTTTTTCGGTGTGGCCGTCGGCGTAGAAAATGTCAAAACCCATTTCGGTTGATACACCAAAATCACCTTCTGGACGTTGGATAAAATGAAGCTGACCGCTTTCTTGCATGGGCAAAATATTTTCGGACAGAAAAGAGGCTTTTTCACGCGCATTGGGTTGTGTGGCCCATTGCCAATGGTTTTCGTTGGTCCAAAATTTAGCGTTTTTGAAGGCGGGTTCATAGCCTGTTCTCTCTTTATTCCATTGAATGCTTCCTCCGCAATGGTCAAAATGTAAATGGGTCATAAAAACATCGGTAATATCATCGCGATGGAATCCATGCTTTGCCAAGGAAGCGTCCAAAGAATGACTGCCCCAAAGCGAATAATACCCAAAAAACTTTTCGGATTGTTTGTTTCCCATTCCAGTATCTATCAAAATCAAGCGATTGCCTTCATCGATTAACAAACAACGTGCGGCAATGTCTATCAAATTATTAGCATCGGCGGGATTGGTTTTGTTCCAAATGGTTTTGGGCACCACGCCAAACATAGCGCCTCCGTCAAGCTTAAAATTTCCTGTTTCTATAGCGTATAACTTCATTTTTGATTTTTATTTCAAAAGTATGATTTATTGTGAAGAAAAATGAAAATTATAAGTTAAGATAGGGATTTGCGTGAGGGATGGCAGTGGAGCTCTCCCGATTTTTCATCGGGAAGCGGGAACGTACAGCCCGACCCGAAGTTTTTACGTAGGGGCACGCCCATATAAAAAATCATAACTAAATCGCCTCAAACAATTTCCCTGGTAAAGGACGAATGACCCCTTTGAGTTCCATATTTAAGAGTAAACTCGAAAGTTTGAAAGTAGGCAATTGACAATCTATTGCAATATTATCGAGCATTTCTTTGCCGGATTGTAAAAGGTAATCGTAGATTTTTTGTTCATCGGGCTCTAAAGCCACAAAGAGTTGTTTTTGAATGGCTTTTGGATTGGTTTGTATATCCCAATTGAGATTATATATTAAATCGGCAGCGCTGGTAAGCATTGCAGCTTTTTGAGTTTTGATAAGATTGTTGCAACCTAATGAATACTTATCGGTTGATCGACCCGGAACCGCAAATACGTCACGATTATAATCGTTGGCCATTTGAGCGGTGATTAATGAACCCCCACGTTCGGCAGACTCTATGACGATAGTTGCCTGAGCCATACCGGCTACAATGCGATTGCGACGGACAAAGTTTTCTTTATCTGGTGGTGTTGTACTCCAAAATTCGGAGATAAATCCGCCATTTTGTTCCATTTTGACCATGTGTTTTTTATGGTTTTTGGGATAAATATGTTGCATCCCATGTGCCAAGACTCCAATAGTTTGAAGACCATGATCCATTGCTGCTTGGTGCGCCACTATATCTACACCGTAAGCAAATCCGCTAATGATTACTGGATTTAAAGGAGCCAAATCGGAGATGAATTGTTTGCAAAATTCGGTACCATAGGCGGTGATTTGACGCGTACCAACAATGCTAATCATTTTTTTATTGTTCCAATCTTGTTCGCCTGTACTGAACAAAAGTAGTGGACCATCAACACATTGTTTTAAAGATTCTGGATAATTTTTGTCTTGAAAAAACGAAACATTTATCTGATTTTTAAGAAGGTAATCGAGTTCCGCTTGTGCTTTCGAAAATACGGTTGGGTCTTTTAAATTTTTAATGAGGGTCGCTCCTATTCCATCAATAGCAGCCAATTGCTGTGGTTTTGCTTTGAAAACGGCTTCGGCTGTACCTAAATGTTGTAGTAATTTCTTAGCAACTATATCGCCAACCCCTTCAACACGCTGCAGGGCTAGCAGAAAAAATAAATCTTGATTGGTCATGCTTTTACTTTAAAATTTTGGCGTATAGAAAAAAATTGAACAGAAATAAACCAAAAAACATCCTCAAAAAATTTTTTTTTTAAGAGGAATCAAATGGAACTATCGCTGATTCAAATGTAATAAGTTATTGAAAGTGAAATATATAAATTTTAATGGAATTTGTTAATAAAAATTGTGAATAAAATTTTGATAACTATTTTGGTTGGCTAACTTTGTTACTATGAAAATCGAACAATACATCTCTCAGCTTTTGTACCGTTACCAATGTGTAGCTGTACCGGGTTTTGGTGCTTTTTTAACTGAAACACAGTCTGCTCAATTGCATGAAAGTAGCACGTCTTTTTTTCCGCCCAAAAAAATGATTTCGTTTAATGCGAATTTAAAAAACAATGATGGATTACTAGCGCATCACATCGCTCAAGCGGAAAAGACTTCTTACGATTATGCCGTAAGTGCCATTCAATTTGAAGTATTTAATTGGAAAAAAAGGTTAGAGACACACGGTGTTCTTTCTTTCAAAAACATTGGTACTTTTCGTTTGAACGCTGATGCTAACTTGGTCTTTACTGCCGAAGATAGCAACAATTACTTGACTAGTTCATTTGGACTTAGTCCGTTTGTTTCTCCAATGGTTAAAAGAGAGCTGTTCGAAAAAGCAGTAGAAGCTAAAACTTTGGTTGAAGAACCGATAATTAAACATACACTTACTTTATCTCCTGAAGAAGAGGAAGAAGAAGTTACAAAAGGACAACGTTACCCGTTTTTACGTTATGCAGCAATCTTTGTATTAGGTTTGGGTATCACTTCTAGTGTTGGGTATAGCATTTACCAAAAACAAATAGAAGATGCTACTCTTTTGGTAGAGACATCTGTACAAAAGAAAGTGCAAAACAAAATACAAGAAGCTACTTTTTTTATAGAAAGCCCAATCCCAACAGTAACATTGTCAGTTAAAACGAATCCGAAAAAAGAAGTAGTTTCGTTTAAATATCACATTATGGCAGGAGCTTACAGAAGTGAAGTTAATGCCAATAAAGAACTTAGAGAATTAAAAAAATTAGGCTATGATGCCAAAAGAATTCCAGAGAACAAAAATGGTCTTTACCCCGTTGTTTATGGAAGCTATGCTACGTTTGCCGAAGCTCAAAAAGCTCAAAAAGAAATCATAGAAGACCATAATCCTGATGCTTGGATTTTAATTCAATCTTTATAAATAAATAAAAAAAACCTATTCACAAACGAATAGGTTTTTTTTGTAAATCAGCTATTTAAACTCGCCTTAAACATTCGAAGTTCCTCCCAAGTGAAGGTTTCACCGTATTTTTCTTTTAGAGGTGCCAATGTTTCTTCACTATAACCGTAAAAAGCTTCCGAAAGTGCTTTGAGTTTATCCTCTGATAAAACAGCTTCTATTTTTATTTTTTGTTGCGTTATTAGCTTAGTTAAATGCGACAAAATAGTTTCTTTTGTCAACATTCGAAGAAGCGCTATTTCTGTTATGGTTTTACTTTCTAACCACAAAGCATAGGTTTCTTCAACGGTATTTTTCTTTTGTTTTTTGGTTCCTATATCCTTTGATTTATAGCGTATAACAGATGTTTCCTCTTCAATTAAATTGGCATATTGTTCATTAAAAGCATTTTTTACTTTTTCAATTTTATGGGACAAATAATTTTTTATTTCGGGAGAGGATAACTTTTCTTTTGAAATAGCTTCGCCAGCAACTACCGTTGTGACTAAAAGTTGAGCTTTCATCAATCTAAGAACTGCTTTGGTCTGTAATTCTTCCAAAAGGGATAATTCCTCAAAATAACCTTTGGATTTCTTACTATACTGTGTTTCTTGCAATTTCCAAAGTAGTGATTCTACCATTGCATCCATTGGCTTCCAAAAATAATCGAATGCGGCATTGATACGTTGTAAAATAAGATTGAGGTCGACCGTTTCATTTGCGAATAGTTTTTGCAATTGCAAAATAAATTTAGACGCAGGCTCTAATAGCTGTTCCATAGTATCAGCTTGTTCCTTTGCCCAATTTGCATTCTTAGATTTAAGAGAAGAATCAGAAACCTCTGCGTAACTAAATCGATGATTGCGCCATTCTTGTGCTAATTCCTTCCAATTGAAGGTCGTACACAAATAGTCTAAAATAAAATGTTTGGTTTCAAAATGTAATGCAGATTGCAAATACGTATCACTAGCTTTGTTTTGAGCATACTCCATCACATCTTGATCGCTAGAAATACCATTCATTCGTAGCTGAGAAAGCAAAATAAGCCCTTCTAAGGAACGTAAACGAGATAATGCCACATATGCTTGTCCGGGTAAAAAAACTTGCGATACATCAATTGCAGCTTTGTCAAAAGTTAAACCTTGGCTTTTATGCACTGTAATTGCCCAAGCCAATTTGATGGGATACTGAACAAAAGTACCCAAAACTTCTTCCTGAATCTCCTTGGTAAGAGGATCTACTTGATAACGGATGTTTTGCCATTCGTACTTTTCAACGTCTATTGTTTTGTTCTCCTCTGGAAAATGTACCCTAATTTCTTTCTCGGTCAAAGAGGCAATAGTTCCCATTTTACCGTTAAAATATTGTTTATCAAAAGATAAATCATTTTTAACAAACATAATTTGTGCACCCACTTTTAATTCTAACTGCGAATCTAGAGGATAAATTTTTTCGGGGAAATCTCCAGTTATTTCAGGATAAAAACGATATAATTTCCCTGCTAATTCTTTTAAGGATTCCGTATTAATCGTATCTGCTTTAGCATTATGAGTGGTCAAACAAATAAAACCTTTATTCTCTTTCAAATCAAAATCGGGCTTAACAAATTGATTTAGAGTAGCAATATCTTGATTAGTGATTTGATTATTTCTCAAATGATTCAAAACCGTAATGAATCGCTCATCTGTTTGTCTGTAAATATGTGACAACTCAATATACAAAGGCGGAAATTGGACTAAAACTTGAGCGTGAAAAAAGAATTTTCCTCTATAATGATTACGCAAAATACGCCATTCTTCATCTTTAACAACAGGAGGTAATTGTAGTAAATCTCCTATAAATAATATTTGCACCCCACCAAAAGGAAATGAATTTTTACGAACAGTCTGCATCATAAAGTCCATTGCATCCAATAAATCAGCACGTAACATACTCACCTCGTCGATTATAAGCAATTCCATATTGCGAATAACCGCTTTCTTGACACCATTCATCTTAAAATGGCGTTTAAGCGTGGACTTGGTTTCAAACTTAGTGCTTTCAAAGAACTGTGGGTCAGAATGGTCTGGTATGAAAGCACCGAAAGGCAATTGAAACATAGAGTGAATAGTTACTCCATTTGCGTTTAAAGCAGCGATACCTGTAGGAGCTACAACAACTGTGTTTTTATGAGTCGTTTTAATAATCTCTTTTAACAAAGTAGTTTTTCCAGTACCTGCCTTCCCTGTCAAAAAAATAGAACGATTGGTTTGGTTGATAAATTGCAACGTATAAGCAGCAGCTGGTGATAAAGTTTTCATAAGGCGTATAATAAAAAACTAAAATAATATAAAAATAGAGAGCATCAAATAAACTTTAATCAAAAAAATAGAAATAAGTATCTTGAAATCACTCCATAAAAAGTAAAAAAAAAGCCTTCAATCTTTAATAGATGAAGGCTTTTCAATAGCTAAAAAAGCTTATTTCTTTGTTTCTTCTTTTTCTTTAGTAGAACCAGAAGCTTTATATTTTTCATTTAAAGCTTTGATAATATCTTTAGTAATATCAAATTTATCTTCCGCGTACAAAATTGAAGCAGCATCGCCTGTACCGTAGATGTAAGCGTATCCTTTTTCTTTACCGTAAGCCTTTATAAATTTCTTTACACCACTAACTAATGAATCCATCTCTTTACCACTTTCCATTTGCAACTGCTGAGACAATGCTTGTTGAGCATAACCTAACTGTTGCTCTCTTTTTTGCAATTCAGCACCTTTCTTTTGAGCCCATTCTTGACCATTTGCTTGTGCTTGAGCTTGAAAATTGGAAGCTTCTTGTTTGAAACGATTAATTTCAGCTTCTAATTGACGACCTTTCTCTTGTGCTTGTGCTTTGTATTTAGCTTCAAGGTCTTTTGCCTCTGTATATTCCTTCATTAATTCAGAAGTATCTACATACGCCGTTTTTACTTCTTTTACTTCTGCTTTTTTATCACAAGACACGATAGAAATTGCTAGTGCAAGGATAAGTAATGATTTTTTCATTTGAGTTAATTTATTATTTTAAGATGTTTGACAAAAATATAAAAAAATAGTTAGTAGCGACATAAAGTTTAAAAAATGAACAAAATTAACAACATCAATTTTTATTATTAAAGCCTTAAATACAATAAGAATACTTGATAAAAAATGACTTTCATAAATTAAAAATAAGGCGCGTTTTAAAAAAAACGACCAAATAGACTGTTTTCTATTAAAATCGTGGCTAAAAAAGCTTAAAAATAGATTCTACTTGTTTTTTAGCACATAAATTAACGAAGAATACTCATTTGTGCGTCTTGC harbors:
- a CDS encoding OmpH family outer membrane protein, yielding MKKSLLILALAISIVSCDKKAEVKEVKTAYVDTSELMKEYTEAKDLEAKYKAQAQEKGRQLEAEINRFKQEASNFQAQAQANGQEWAQKKGAELQKREQQLGYAQQALSQQLQMESGKEMDSLVSGVKKFIKAYGKEKGYAYIYGTGDAASILYAEDKFDITKDIIKALNEKYKASGSTKEKEETKK
- a CDS encoding SPOR domain-containing protein; amino-acid sequence: MKIEQYISQLLYRYQCVAVPGFGAFLTETQSAQLHESSTSFFPPKKMISFNANLKNNDGLLAHHIAQAEKTSYDYAVSAIQFEVFNWKKRLETHGVLSFKNIGTFRLNADANLVFTAEDSNNYLTSSFGLSPFVSPMVKRELFEKAVEAKTLVEEPIIKHTLTLSPEEEEEEVTKGQRYPFLRYAAIFVLGLGITSSVGYSIYQKQIEDATLLVETSVQKKVQNKIQEATFFIESPIPTVTLSVKTNPKKEVVSFKYHIMAGAYRSEVNANKELRELKKLGYDAKRIPENKNGLYPVVYGSYATFAEAQKAQKEIIEDHNPDAWILIQSL
- a CDS encoding helix-turn-helix domain-containing protein, which produces MKTLSPAAAYTLQFINQTNRSIFLTGKAGTGKTTLLKEIIKTTHKNTVVVAPTGIAALNANGVTIHSMFQLPFGAFIPDHSDPQFFESTKFETKSTLKRHFKMNGVKKAVIRNMELLIIDEVSMLRADLLDAMDFMMQTVRKNSFPFGGVQILFIGDLLQLPPVVKDEEWRILRNHYRGKFFFHAQVLVQFPPLYIELSHIYRQTDERFITVLNHLRNNQITNQDIATLNQFVKPDFDLKENKGFICLTTHNAKADTINTESLKELAGKLYRFYPEITGDFPEKIYPLDSQLELKVGAQIMFVKNDLSFDKQYFNGKMGTIASLTEKEIRVHFPEENKTIDVEKYEWQNIRYQVDPLTKEIQEEVLGTFVQYPIKLAWAITVHKSQGLTFDKAAIDVSQVFLPGQAYVALSRLRSLEGLILLSQLRMNGISSDQDVMEYAQNKASDTYLQSALHFETKHFILDYLCTTFNWKELAQEWRNHRFSYAEVSDSSLKSKNANWAKEQADTMEQLLEPASKFILQLQKLFANETVDLNLILQRINAAFDYFWKPMDAMVESLLWKLQETQYSKKSKGYFEELSLLEELQTKAVLRLMKAQLLVTTVVAGEAISKEKLSSPEIKNYLSHKIEKVKNAFNEQYANLIEEETSVIRYKSKDIGTKKQKKNTVEETYALWLESKTITEIALLRMLTKETILSHLTKLITQQKIKIEAVLSEDKLKALSEAFYGYSEETLAPLKEKYGETFTWEELRMFKASLNS
- a CDS encoding S8 family peptidase; the encoded protein is MKKMKYTQWALAVALAFCLSGNAQTFTGKKGKLTEKELQRWSHLDLGKDSIPGMSVDKMYAELIKDKKGKKVIVGIIDSGVDIEHEDLKSVLWTNKKEIAGNGIDDDKNGFIDDVHGWNFLGNDLHETLEMTRVVKKGDDGSATYKQAKAAYDKKYAEAMQGKQQVDFIINVDKVVQKHLQKEVYTLDEVKAITTTEPELTNAKAVMTQILTNAGADFKGQIEEYRKYVYDQLNYNLNLELDGRKAVGDNPDDIKNTKYGNNIVFGPDKEEALHGTHVAGIVAQSRNNNLGGDGIANNVEIMTIRAVPDGDEYDKDIALAIRYAVDNGAKVINGSFGKSFSPHKQWVYDAIKYAEKKDVLFVHAAGNDGLNIDLAENANFPNDSDDNKIEFASNVITVGALNYNYGEGVIASFSNYGAFNVDVFAPGEEIYATIPNNKYKYLQGTSMASPNVAGVAAMIRSYFPKLSAKQVKQILMSSGTPLPSKVVVGEKKELKNATEVGKSASMINAYNAFKMAEQLSKNPKAKLKIQG
- the dprA gene encoding DNA-processing protein DprA produces the protein MTNQDLFFLLALQRVEGVGDIVAKKLLQHLGTAEAVFKAKPQQLAAIDGIGATLIKNLKDPTVFSKAQAELDYLLKNQINVSFFQDKNYPESLKQCVDGPLLLFSTGEQDWNNKKMISIVGTRQITAYGTEFCKQFISDLAPLNPVIISGFAYGVDIVAHQAAMDHGLQTIGVLAHGMQHIYPKNHKKHMVKMEQNGGFISEFWSTTPPDKENFVRRNRIVAGMAQATIVIESAERGGSLITAQMANDYNRDVFAVPGRSTDKYSLGCNNLIKTQKAAMLTSAADLIYNLNWDIQTNPKAIQKQLFVALEPDEQKIYDYLLQSGKEMLDNIAIDCQLPTFKLSSLLLNMELKGVIRPLPGKLFEAI
- a CDS encoding MBL fold metallo-hydrolase, which gives rise to MKLYAIETGNFKLDGGAMFGVVPKTIWNKTNPADANNLIDIAARCLLIDEGNRLILIDTGMGNKQSEKFFGYYSLWGSHSLDASLAKHGFHRDDITDVFMTHLHFDHCGGSIQWNKERTGYEPAFKNAKFWTNENHWQWATQPNAREKASFLSENILPMQESGQLHFIQRPEGDFGVSTEMGFDIFYADGHTEKQMLPHISYNGKTIVFCADLLATAGHIPLPYVMGYDTRPLLTMPEKNKVLTAAADHNHFLFLEHDAHNEIITVQHTEKGVRLKNVFKCEEVL